One genomic window of Cyprinus carpio isolate SPL01 chromosome A23, ASM1834038v1, whole genome shotgun sequence includes the following:
- the LOC109084301 gene encoding reelin domain-containing protein 1-like, with translation MMMMMMLMKAVLAGCVIVCVFPAHGVCFSRGASVSSCVNMKPGHISSFPQHTHSSVTIRTSRSVYLPQHTLTVTVQSSRAFMGFLLQARSVLEDRLVGGEFMLHPPSTHTLSCLSADDTVTHSDKMLKRNLSFSWRAPTQSSGDLRFYITLVQSYFVYWTRIRSAVVHDGTRSSLITDSITGQPAVNTTGDYDQTSTHTLYTQ, from the exons atgatgatgatgatgatgctgatgaagGCAGTGTTGGCTggatgtgtgattgtgtgtgtgtttcccgcTCATGGCGTGTGTTTCTCTCGTGGTGCGAGTGTCTCATCGTGTGTGAACATGAAGCCCGGCCACATCAGCTCCttcccacagcacacacactcctCCGTCACCATACGCACCAGCAGATCAGTGTACCtgccacaacacacactcacag TAACGGTTCAGAGTTCCCGGGCGTTTATGGGGTTTCTGCTTCAGGCTCGCTCTGTTCTGGAGGACCGGCTGGTCGGCGGTGAGTTCATGCTCCACCctcccagcacacacacactgtcctgcCTCAGTGCAGACGACACCGTCACACACTCGGACAAGATGCTCAAGAGGAATCTGTCGTTCAGCTGGAGGGCCCCGACACAATCCAGCGGAGACCTGCGCTTTTA CATCACACTGGTTCAGTCCTATTTTGTGTACTGGACTCGAATCAGATCGGCAGTGGTGCATGATGGGACACGTAGTTCTCTGATCACTGACAGCATTACAGGACAACCAGCGGTGAACACGACAGGTGATTATGAccagaccagcacacacacattatatacacaATAA